A window of Formosa sp. Hel1_31_208 contains these coding sequences:
- the dnaK gene encoding molecular chaperone DnaK, whose amino-acid sequence MSKIIGIDLGTTNSCVSVMEGNEPVVIPNAEGKRTTPSVIAFVEGGEIKVGDPAKRQAVTNPTKTVYSIKRFMGNKYSESKKEAERVPYKVVKGDNDTPRVDIDGRLYTPQELSAMILQKMKKTAEDYLGQDVTEAVITVPAYFNDSQRQATKEAGEIAGLKVRRIINEPTAAALAYGMDKKGVDQKIVVFDFGGGTHDVSILELGDGVFEVLSTDGDTHLGGDDVDEKIINWLADEFNSEEGIDLRKDPMALQRLKEASEKAKIELSSSAQTEINLPYVTATASGPKHLVRTLTRSKFEQLIDDLVKRTIEPCASALKAAGLTKSDIDEVILVGGSTRIPAVQEAVEKFFGKTPSKGVNPDEVVSLGAGIQGGVLTGDVKDVLLLDVTPLSLGIETMGNVMTKLIEANTTIPTKKSQVFSTAADNQPSVEIHVLQGERPMAVDNKTIGRFHLDGIPPAQRGTPQIEVTFDIDANGIIKVSATDKATNKTQDIRIEASSGLTEEEIAKMKQEAEANADADAKLKETADKLNQADAMIFQTESQLKEFGDKLSDDKKKPIEDALEELKKAYETKDIAVIEPALEKINEAWKVVSEEMYKAQADAQQGGAEAPGPDASQNGEAEGSDVEDVDFEEVK is encoded by the coding sequence ATGAGTAAGATTATTGGAATCGATTTAGGAACAACAAACTCTTGCGTCTCTGTAATGGAAGGTAACGAACCTGTTGTGATCCCAAACGCTGAAGGTAAAAGAACAACTCCTTCAGTTATTGCCTTTGTAGAAGGAGGTGAAATTAAAGTTGGAGACCCAGCGAAAAGACAAGCAGTAACAAATCCAACAAAAACAGTTTATTCAATTAAACGTTTTATGGGAAACAAATATTCTGAATCTAAAAAAGAGGCAGAACGTGTACCATACAAAGTGGTTAAAGGTGACAACGATACACCTAGAGTTGATATTGATGGTCGTTTATATACACCACAAGAATTATCAGCAATGATTCTTCAGAAAATGAAGAAAACTGCTGAAGACTATTTAGGTCAAGATGTAACTGAAGCAGTAATTACTGTACCAGCTTACTTTAATGATTCTCAACGTCAAGCTACTAAAGAAGCAGGTGAGATTGCAGGATTAAAAGTTCGTAGAATTATTAACGAACCTACGGCAGCAGCATTAGCTTATGGTATGGACAAAAAAGGTGTTGACCAAAAAATCGTTGTTTTCGATTTTGGAGGAGGAACACATGATGTATCTATACTAGAATTAGGAGATGGCGTATTTGAAGTGTTATCTACAGATGGAGATACGCATTTAGGTGGTGATGACGTAGATGAGAAGATCATCAATTGGTTAGCCGATGAGTTTAACTCAGAAGAAGGTATCGATTTACGTAAAGACCCAATGGCGTTACAACGTTTAAAAGAAGCTTCTGAAAAAGCGAAGATTGAATTATCATCTTCTGCACAAACTGAAATCAATTTACCATATGTGACGGCTACAGCTTCAGGACCTAAGCACTTAGTGCGTACATTAACTCGTTCTAAATTTGAACAGTTAATTGATGATTTAGTAAAGCGTACTATTGAACCTTGTGCATCGGCTTTAAAAGCAGCAGGCTTAACTAAGAGTGATATTGACGAAGTTATTTTAGTAGGTGGATCAACACGTATTCCTGCAGTGCAAGAAGCTGTAGAGAAGTTCTTTGGAAAAACACCAAGTAAAGGTGTGAATCCAGATGAGGTTGTATCGCTAGGAGCAGGTATCCAAGGTGGAGTATTAACTGGTGATGTAAAAGACGTCCTTTTATTAGACGTGACACCATTATCTCTTGGTATTGAAACTATGGGTAACGTAATGACAAAATTGATTGAGGCTAATACGACGATTCCAACTAAGAAATCACAAGTATTCTCAACAGCAGCAGATAATCAACCATCGGTAGAAATCCATGTATTACAGGGAGAGCGTCCTATGGCAGTAGATAACAAAACGATTGGTCGTTTCCACTTAGATGGTATTCCACCAGCACAAAGAGGAACACCTCAAATTGAAGTTACCTTTGATATTGATGCTAATGGGATCATTAAAGTATCTGCAACAGATAAAGCTACAAATAAAACTCAGGATATTCGTATAGAAGCATCTTCAGGTTTAACTGAAGAAGAAATTGCTAAAATGAAGCAAGAAGCTGAAGCGAATGCAGATGCAGATGCTAAATTAAAAGAAACTGCAGATAAATTAAATCAAGCAGATGCAATGATTTTCCAAACGGAAAGTCAGCTCAAAGAATTTGGCGATAAATTATCTGATGATAAGAAAAAGCCCATCGAAGATGCGCTTGAAGAATTGAAGAAGGCTTATGAAACTAAAGATATTGCAGTTATCGAGCCGGCTTTAGAAAAAATTAATGAAGCATGGAAAGTAGTTTCAGAAGAAATGTATAAAGCACAAGCAGATGCTCAACAAGGAGGAGCAGAAGCACCAGGACCAGATGCAAGTCAAAATGGCGAAGCGGAAGGAAGCGATGTTGAAGACGTAGATTTTGAAGAAGTGAAATAA